Proteins from a genomic interval of Acinonyx jubatus isolate Ajub_Pintada_27869175 chromosome B4, VMU_Ajub_asm_v1.0, whole genome shotgun sequence:
- the BIK gene encoding bcl-2-interacting killer isoform X2: protein MSHAGPLSRNVFLSTFLQEHGPEVLDVPGMTDLVEYYDPGPSPNSNSPDDVAMRLAFIGDEMEVRWMMPRVGELPGMAVYSLAFTYNQTGLRGVLRSLMDGLANLRENIRIWGFLTLRNRVSPNSGRGLALSLLLLVLLLGWGLHLLQ, encoded by the exons ATGTCTCACGCAGGACCCCTCTCCAGGAATGTCTTTTTGAGCACCTTCCTGCAGGAGCATGGCCCGGAAGTTCTGGACGTTCCTGGCATGACCGATCTCGTGGAGTACTATGATCCTGGGCCCTCCCCTAACAG CAACAGCCCCGACGATGTGGCCATGCGGCTGGCCTTCATCGGGGACGAGATGGAGGTGAGGTGGATGATGCCCCGCGTTGGCGAGCTGCCCGGGATGGCCGTGTACAG CTTGGCCTTCACCTACAACCAGACGGGCCTGAGAGGTGTTCTCAGAAGTCTCATGGATGGTCTGGCCAACCTCAGGGAGAACATACGGATCTGGGGCTTCCTGACCCTCAGGAACAGG GTGTCCCCCAACTCGGGGCGCGGGCTGGCGctgtccctgctgctgctggtgttgCTGCTGGGCTGGGGGCTCCACCTCCTCCAGTGA
- the BIK gene encoding bcl-2-interacting killer isoform X1 has translation MPRRPAPPTGSASRGPAPTAREAGRSAGPPAPGRTAQCPPGVREDGVGRWPPPGPGAPRVAPSRRAPARGRRRALLWPRGSPEQELRAERGRGRRPAPALRLHREEMSHAGPLSRNVFLSTFLQEHGPEVLDVPGMTDLVEYYDPGPSPNSNSPDDVAMRLAFIGDEMEVRWMMPRVGELPGMAVYSLAFTYNQTGLRGVLRSLMDGLANLRENIRIWGFLTLRNRVSPNSGRGLALSLLLLVLLLGWGLHLLQ, from the exons ATGCCCCGTCGCCCCGCACCGCCCACCGGCTCGGCCTCCCGGGGCCCGGCTCCCACCGCCCGCGAAGCGGGCCGGAGCGCGGGACCGCCAGCCCCCGGCCGCACGGCCCAGTGTCCACCCGGAGTCCGGGAAGATGGCGTCGGGCGCTGGCCCCCGCCGGGACCCGGGGCGCCCCGAGTCGCCCCGAGTCGCCGCGCACCTGCCAGGGGCCGGAGAAGGGCTTTATTGTGGCCGCGGGGAAGTCCGGAACAGGAACTGCGCGCGGAGCGGGGGCGCGGCCGCCGCCCGGCACCTGCCCTCCGCCTGCACAG agAAGAAATGTCTCACGCAGGACCCCTCTCCAGGAATGTCTTTTTGAGCACCTTCCTGCAGGAGCATGGCCCGGAAGTTCTGGACGTTCCTGGCATGACCGATCTCGTGGAGTACTATGATCCTGGGCCCTCCCCTAACAG CAACAGCCCCGACGATGTGGCCATGCGGCTGGCCTTCATCGGGGACGAGATGGAGGTGAGGTGGATGATGCCCCGCGTTGGCGAGCTGCCCGGGATGGCCGTGTACAG CTTGGCCTTCACCTACAACCAGACGGGCCTGAGAGGTGTTCTCAGAAGTCTCATGGATGGTCTGGCCAACCTCAGGGAGAACATACGGATCTGGGGCTTCCTGACCCTCAGGAACAGG GTGTCCCCCAACTCGGGGCGCGGGCTGGCGctgtccctgctgctgctggtgttgCTGCTGGGCTGGGGGCTCCACCTCCTCCAGTGA